Genomic DNA from Nitratidesulfovibrio vulgaris str. Hildenborough:
TTCAGAGGCCATCCATTCGAACCTCGCACTGGCGGCACTCATCACCGAGGCCCTCTCCAGCGTGGGGTTGCCTGCCGAGGCGGTGCAAGTGGTATCCACCACCGACCGCGCCGTCATCGCCGAGCTCTGCAAACTTGAAGAACATATCGACGTCATCATCCCGCGCGGGGGCGAGACGCTCATCCGCGCCGTCGTGGACATGGCCCGCATGCCCGTGCTCAAGCACTACAAGGGCGTATGCCACGCCTACATCGATAGTGGGGCCGACCTCGCGCAGGCCGTGGAGATCATCCACAACGCCAAGGTGCAGCGGCCCGGCGTGTGCAACGCCCTTGAGGGACTGCTCGTACACCGGGACGAAGCTGCTGCCTTCCTTCCCGCCATCGCGGAACGTCTGGGCAACGACGGCGTCGAGTTCAGGGCCTGTCCGGCATCGCTGCCGTTGCTCGGAGACTCTGCCATCCCCATGAAGGATGAGGACAACGGACAGGAGTTCCATGACCTCATCCTGCTGGTGCGCATCGTCGACGACATGGATGAGGCGCTGGCGCACATCGCGGCCTATGGTTCGAACCACACCGAGATCATCTGCACCCGTGATCATGGCAACGCCATGCGCTTCCTGCGCGAGGCCGATGCCTCCATGGTGGCGGTCAACGCCTCTTCACGCTTCAACGATGGCGGGCAACTCGGCCTCGGCGCAGAGATAGGCATCAGCACGTCGAAGCTGCATTCCTACGGGCCCATGGGGGTACAGGAACTCACTACGACCAAGTTCGTCGTCTTCGGCGCCGGGCAGATACGTCAGTAACGCCATAACGCCGAAGGGTGGCAGGATGCATCATATAGGTCTGCTTGGGGGCAGCTTCAACCCCGTGCACATAGGACATGTGCGTCTGGCCGTGGAGATTGCAGAGACCTTGCGCCCGCAGCGCCTCGACCTCGTGCCGTGCGCCATTCCCCCGCACAAGCCGCACCGCAGCCTGCTGCCCTTCGACCTGCGCTACGAAATGCTCACTGCGGCTACGCGGGCGTTTCCGACGTTGCAGGTCAACCCCATCGAACGCTCGCGCCCGGGGCCGTCCTACACATGGGACACCCTCGCAGCCTATGCACAGGTCGAGCCCGAGGCCCGACTCTTCTTCGTGCTGGGCGGCGAAGACTTCCACACACTGCCCCACTGGCACCGGGGACGCGAGTTGCCACTGCTGGCCGACATGGTCGTTGTGCCTCGCGCCGGGGCCGACCGGGGGGCCTTCATGACCACCACCCGCGAGTACTGGCCAGAAGCCCGCCCCGACGACGCCTGCACCGCCCCCGGAAGCATCGCCTACAGCCTGCCGGGGGGCACAAGGCTCATCTACCTGCCCCTGCCACGTCTCGACATCAGCGCGTCGCTGGTACGTGACAAATGGATGGCGGGACGAGACATTTCGCTGCTCGTACCGGATGCCGTGAAAGCCATCATGCGCGACAATGCGGAAACGCTCGCAGCATGCTGGGGGGGCGACGACAGCGCGATGCCGGAGGCCACCAGATGATGACATCCGCCGCCCCGAAACCTGTTCGGGAGAACATCGCCCGCGCCAAGGCGTACCTCCGGCGCGACGACCTTCCACGCTCGATGGCGGCCATGGCCACCGCCCTGCGCGAACTCAAGGGGACCCGCCTCATCGGACAGGCGCGCTTCGAGACCGAAGTGAACATTCATGAGTACGTCACCGAGTTGAACAGGCATCAGGCTGTGCGTCGCTTCTTCGAAGCGCAGGGAGTGCTGTCCACCCCCTTTGTCACCTATGCCAAGGGTGCCGAGACCGAACTTGCCGAAAGACTGGAGAGCATCCGCGCCGGCTTCGAAAAGGATGTGGCGGCACATGCCGCACAACATGCCGCCAAGGTCGCCCACCGCAAAGAGGCGCTTCTGCGCAGCGGGCAGGAGAAACTCGACGCCGGGGATGCACCCCGGGGCCGCAGCTTTCTCAAACGGGCAGCGGATGAATTCGGTCACGAGGCCGGGGTTCTCACCGACATCGGGCAACGGCTTCAGCGGGCGGGTCTGCTTTTCGAGGCGGCGGAGATGTTCGAAAACGCCATCGCCGCCTTCCCCAAGGACGGACATGCCCACGCCGGGGTCGTGGCAGCCTACATGGGGCTGCAGGAATACCCGAAAGCCGAGATGGCCTACACCAGAGCCCTCAAGCAATTCGGAACCCACCCCAAGACCCTCGTCAACATGGCGCGCATGTACCTTGCATGGCGCAAGCGCGACGAAGCGTGGACGCACATCCAGCGTGCCTTGCAGCTGGCCCCCGGGGATGCCGAGGCGAAAGCCCTGCTGGCTGAAATCGAGGGGCGGGGCAGCCGCCGATAGCCGTCCCCCTGCGCACACTGTTCCGACAGACGGACGTATCGACCGGGCACACGACTGCCAGCGCATCAAAAAGCAGCCTGGGCGGCTACCACCCAGGCTTTTATATGTGGCGGCCCATCATGCGGACATTACACCTGCCCGCTAACGCCCCGCTGCCCCCTTCGCCACCGCCGCGACATCGTCTGCAGCATCACGTCCCAGCACGCCCATGACCGCCGCGACGACTGTTTCGGGGCTAAGGCGCGCCATACAGCCCACCGTCTCGCGACATCGCCTGCTGCCGTGCAACGAACATGGGCGACAGGGCATATCCGGTTCGAGGACGACATCGTGCGGGCCTTCCGGGAAGAAACCCCACTCCCGCGTCGTGGGCCCGAACAAGGCGACGACCGGCGTGCCCACAGCACCCGCAAGATGCATGGGGCCCGAATCGCCCGTCACCAGCACGTCTGCCGCCGCAAGCAGGGCGCAGCTTTCCCGCAGGCTCGTTTTACCGGTGAAATCGACCACATCCGGCCCAAGGGACGAAGGGGTACCCTGCCCGATGACGCAGCACCGCACCCCCCTCTCACGCAAGGCGGCGGCCAACTTCGTCCAGCTATCGGGAATCCACGCCTTGTCCGGGTGTGTCGCGTAAGGGTGCAAGGCCACAAGCGGACCTTGTCCCGGTACCTGCGACGCGAACCGGGCACCTGCCGAGACCTCGGCATCCGTCAGATAGATGCGAGGCAGCAGTGCCGACCGGGCAGGGGCCTCGGATTCCACAGCGAGCGCATACCGTTGCGTGACGTTCCAGCGACGCAGCGTATCACCGCAGAGCCTTCCGCCAGACCGCAGGAACAGCCTTCGGGCTACCGGGAGTTTCGGGTACCGCCTCACCGGACCACGCCATAGCATGGCGAGAAGGCGAGAGCGGAGCGTACCGTGCAGGTCGAGCAACCCCTTCCCCGCATGGCGGGCGGCGCTTTCAAGGTAGATACGAAGCAACCGGGGCAGGGCAAGGTCGGCATTCTCGAGTCCGACGACACCATCGATGGCGGGATGACCTTCGAACACCCCCACCCATGCCTTGCGCGTCACCACGGTGAAACGCCATCCGCGCCGCCTGTGCCAGTAGTCGAGCACACCGGTCGTGAGGACGACGTCACCAAGGGCGCTCAGACGGAACACGACCCATGAATCGGTAGTCACGTTCATGCCCATGCCACAACAATACGGTTCTCGCCCACGCGAAAAGATGCTAGCGTTTTCATGTGTGCGACACCTAACAGCAGCGGAACCGAATGAAAAGCACCTTCGAACATGAAGCGCGCGTAGCGGATGCCCCCTCTGCTTCGCATGACACCGGAGTTCCGGAGGTGAACGCGGGACGCGCCAGCGCAATACTGCTGACCCTTGGCGTGGCGGTCACGCTTGTCCTCGCACTTGCCGCCTACCACCGCTACGACAACGAACTGCAAACGACACAGCGCCGACTGTCGGCCATCGTGACAAGCGCGGCCGAACTTCACGCGCATCAAGACGCTCACACTGCCGTCGCGCACCTTGCGGAGACTGTCACGCGGACAGGGTATGCCCTCTTCATGGTTGATGCAAAGACCTACCGGGCGTCCTCGTCTCCCGAAGGGATGTATGGCGTACAAGGTCCCCCCCCGCTGTCCCCGCGCCCCCCCCTTTCAGAGACGGTTCTTGCCCGTCTCCAGCATTCCCTCAAGCCCGGAACAGGCACCACCGTCATAGACGTGACAGCCGCGAACGGCACGGCTGGTGCGCCCACCCTGTTCTCGTGCACGGCACTGACGCAAGACGACCTGCTCATCTGCGCCACGGCGGATATGACAGGCACCACAGACAGCTTCCACATGAGCCTTTTCACTGCGGTCTTCGCCACGTTGCTGTTGACCGGAGGAGCACTCTATACGCTGACCGCGTGGCATGGCAGAGTCAGAAAGCGTCTTGCCGAACTCAAAGATACCATCGCCACGCTACAAGGTCAGAATAACGCCTGTGCGACAACGGCTGCGCGTTTCGCCGCACTCTTCGACCTCGCCGAAGAAGCCATGTACGTCATGGCCGGTGGACACATCGTCAAATACAACCAGACCTTCGCGAACATGATAAGGGGGGGGAACACCCCCGGTTCCGACGACGGGATTCTCCATGCCGTACACCCCGACGACTCCCTGTACGTATCCAGAATACAGGCGATGCGACAGCGCGGTGAACCCACTCCCACCCGTATCGTCTTCAGGCTACGCGACACCGGACAGGGAGTGCGATGGGTTCAGTGCACCAGCAGCGTGATTCCCTGGGATGAGGGCAGGGCACATCTGTCGGTGCTTTCGGACATTACGGATTTCAAACAGTCCACCCTGCTCGTCGAACAACGCGAACAGGCCTTGCTGCGCGTCGTGGAACAGCTGCCCTACGCGCTCGCTGTTCTCGCCCCCGACGGGAGCATCCTCCAGACGAATGGCGCGTGGCGCGACCTCATGCACACGTATACAGCCCCCGGAATGACGGCCGCGTCCATATTCGAGAACCCGCTCGTCATGCAGAACGGGCACGAGAACGCTGTGCAAGAGGCCCTCACGGGTGCCCCAGTCGAAACCGAGGCACATCCCGTTCCATCTGTCCACGGCGAAGCGCGGCGCTGGCTACGGTTGCGTTTCTCACCGGTGCGCGACCATCATGACAGGCTGCAGAGCATTATCGCCCTTTACAGCGATGAGACCCCACACGTGATGGACACTCTCCAGCTGTCGGAATTGCAGCACGAAATCACCCGGCTGCATGAAACCTCCAGCGCGGCCCATGGCCGCCTACATGCCGTGCTTGACGCTCTGCCGTGGGCAATCGTGACGGTCGACGGCGCAGGCCGTGTCACCTTCATCAACGGCAGGGCCGCCGTATTTGCCGACACCGATGCGGAAGCGGTGCATGGCCTGACCGTGGAGGCGCT
This window encodes:
- a CDS encoding tetratricopeptide repeat protein, with product MMTSAAPKPVRENIARAKAYLRRDDLPRSMAAMATALRELKGTRLIGQARFETEVNIHEYVTELNRHQAVRRFFEAQGVLSTPFVTYAKGAETELAERLESIRAGFEKDVAAHAAQHAAKVAHRKEALLRSGQEKLDAGDAPRGRSFLKRAADEFGHEAGVLTDIGQRLQRAGLLFEAAEMFENAIAAFPKDGHAHAGVVAAYMGLQEYPKAEMAYTRALKQFGTHPKTLVNMARMYLAWRKRDEAWTHIQRALQLAPGDAEAKALLAEIEGRGSRR
- a CDS encoding glycosyltransferase family 9 protein — translated: MNVTTDSWVVFRLSALGDVVLTTGVLDYWHRRRGWRFTVVTRKAWVGVFEGHPAIDGVVGLENADLALPRLLRIYLESAARHAGKGLLDLHGTLRSRLLAMLWRGPVRRYPKLPVARRLFLRSGGRLCGDTLRRWNVTQRYALAVESEAPARSALLPRIYLTDAEVSAGARFASQVPGQGPLVALHPYATHPDKAWIPDSWTKLAAALRERGVRCCVIGQGTPSSLGPDVVDFTGKTSLRESCALLAAADVLVTGDSGPMHLAGAVGTPVVALFGPTTREWGFFPEGPHDVVLEPDMPCRPCSLHGSRRCRETVGCMARLSPETVVAAVMGVLGRDAADDVAAVAKGAAGR
- the nadD gene encoding nicotinate (nicotinamide) nucleotide adenylyltransferase, which codes for MHHIGLLGGSFNPVHIGHVRLAVEIAETLRPQRLDLVPCAIPPHKPHRSLLPFDLRYEMLTAATRAFPTLQVNPIERSRPGPSYTWDTLAAYAQVEPEARLFFVLGGEDFHTLPHWHRGRELPLLADMVVVPRAGADRGAFMTTTREYWPEARPDDACTAPGSIAYSLPGGTRLIYLPLPRLDISASLVRDKWMAGRDISLLVPDAVKAIMRDNAETLAACWGGDDSAMPEATR
- a CDS encoding glutamate-5-semialdehyde dehydrogenase is translated as MNIASQIEDMGRRARAAGRRLAAASPAAKAGALDHLATLLEQRQDAILAANAADLAAAAEAGMDAPRMDRLRLTPATIAEMAAACRHVAALPDPVGAIETQWQRPNGLLVGKMRIPLGVIAMIYESRPNVTIDSAILCLKAGNAVILRGGSEAIHSNLALAALITEALSSVGLPAEAVQVVSTTDRAVIAELCKLEEHIDVIIPRGGETLIRAVVDMARMPVLKHYKGVCHAYIDSGADLAQAVEIIHNAKVQRPGVCNALEGLLVHRDEAAAFLPAIAERLGNDGVEFRACPASLPLLGDSAIPMKDEDNGQEFHDLILLVRIVDDMDEALAHIAAYGSNHTEIICTRDHGNAMRFLREADASMVAVNASSRFNDGGQLGLGAEIGISTSKLHSYGPMGVQELTTTKFVVFGAGQIRQ
- a CDS encoding PAS domain-containing sensor histidine kinase is translated as MKSTFEHEARVADAPSASHDTGVPEVNAGRASAILLTLGVAVTLVLALAAYHRYDNELQTTQRRLSAIVTSAAELHAHQDAHTAVAHLAETVTRTGYALFMVDAKTYRASSSPEGMYGVQGPPPLSPRPPLSETVLARLQHSLKPGTGTTVIDVTAANGTAGAPTLFSCTALTQDDLLICATADMTGTTDSFHMSLFTAVFATLLLTGGALYTLTAWHGRVRKRLAELKDTIATLQGQNNACATTAARFAALFDLAEEAMYVMAGGHIVKYNQTFANMIRGGNTPGSDDGILHAVHPDDSLYVSRIQAMRQRGEPTPTRIVFRLRDTGQGVRWVQCTSSVIPWDEGRAHLSVLSDITDFKQSTLLVEQREQALLRVVEQLPYALAVLAPDGSILQTNGAWRDLMHTYTAPGMTAASIFENPLVMQNGHENAVQEALTGAPVETEAHPVPSVHGEARRWLRLRFSPVRDHHDRLQSIIALYSDETPHVMDTLQLSELQHEITRLHETSSAAHGRLHAVLDALPWAIVTVDGAGRVTFINGRAAVFADTDAEAVHGLTVEALPPVLARYAPMLRASLRSGTPQPSIRNEEYISGRMRHLEAASYPIDAGGQEADKAAFLCIEDVTERVALEDMMVQSEKMVSVGALAAGMAHEINNPLGAILQGVQNLRRRLTADLPANVNATSEVGLTMEQLRAYVESRQIPMLLDGIREAGERAGRIVSHMLTFSRRSQGLHRPAHLGPLIDKALELVETDYDLLKAYDFKQIEVFRDEEPDLPPFNCSSSEIEQVILNLLKNAAHAVSVRTDDAPPRIRITTRSEENGIRLEIADNGPGMTAEQRRRAFEPFFTTREVGMGTGLGLSICYFIITTKHRGTIAIDAAPEGGVQFTIRLPF